In one Plasmodium falciparum 3D7 genome assembly, chromosome: 14 genomic region, the following are encoded:
- a CDS encoding inner membrane complex suture component, putative has translation MNYIEMEEREYKPLIEEVDNGNNIIINNKEYYNMYENNNINNDNINIHERVPLGTPLTYISGNPGDYIQHIDMYNVEEEKKGKKRLATDIKYFNYFVTYFMISLIIIFYYFYYGKYSRILYGINYNGKICGKDLHKYPYLYFPLTPKNPKPEILSTYAKCLESCPSSNIVSKDIADLNKDKNKDKNKYFVESYFFSYKKKNNNNNNIVIDKRGNSATNIVYSDYTKSPNNNLYVEYSLNSPYYDTVNIMNICYPKDKLLREKVAKIIFTDRYKTFVNLFSLHNSFIFIFLFVFTTIVLCFLYLLFLYISSTPTFHLFLISFVSLMFFLPIYFIHKHLYMIYNPVKTSLFSHQYFISIFICIIIFIQSFFFLSIFFIYKSTYKYTSQIIGITLNFIYKMTNIIYSPIIVSSISFVWFFVWLYIYIMIMTAGGVHEKRLRMELDSNGFSEIMPLQKFFYYFKSSSFFSILWVYSYFFICEILQSLNQFTINYLGTVWYFSDKSNFPKQNNVWKVMKTIINYHLGSLVLSSFINLLFKPLRVIFFWTNSTLSLPFFYNHIIHKIKHNFYIFLKPISKIIDSYTSAAYCEMSISSYNYLFACDTSCKKLINSTSPAAALHGITYILNIIFPCFTTLIITFLSFNIFNNFQRYNDLYSSNFIPNPFFASLIIGTLCGIISSYFITLISSLSDCILYCFVCECYKNQMIDEDPMRNIFTPPMLRNFILEIYDEYNSNL, from the exons atgaattaCATCGAGATGGAAGAACGTGAATATAAACCACTTATAGAAGAAGTGGATAATGGaaacaatattataataaataacaaggaatattataacatgtatgaaaacaataatataaataatgataatattaatattcatGAACGTGTACCTCTAGGAACACCTTTAACGTATATCTCTGGTAATCCTGGGGATTATATACAACACATAGATATGTATAACGTTgaagaggaaaaaaaagggaaaaaaagaTTAGCAacagatataaaatattttaactaCTTTGTTACTTATTTTATGATttcattaattattatattttattatttttattatggtAAATATAGTCGTATATTATATGGTATAAATTACAATGGGAAAATATGTGGAAAGGATCTACATAAATATCCATATTTATACTTCCCTCTTACTCCTAAAAATCCTAAACCTGAAATATTAAGTACCTATGCTAAATGCCTAGAGTCTTGTCCATCATCTAATATTGTTTCAAAAGATATAGCAGatttaaataaagataaaaataaagataagaataaatattttgtggaatcttattttttttcttataaaaaaaaaaataataataataataatatagttaTTGATAAAAGAGGAAATAGTGCAACAAATATAGTATATAGTGATTATACAAAAAGCCCgaataataatttgtatgTTGAATATTCTTTAAATTCTCCATATTATGATActgtaaatattatgaatatatgttaccctaaagataaattattaagAGAAAAAGTtgcaaaaattatatttacagacagatataaaacatttgttaatttattttctcttcacaactcttttatttttatatttctttttgtttttactACTATAGTATTATGTTTCCTTTATTTacttttcttatatatatcatcaacTCCaacttttcatttatttttaatatcctTTGTTTCTTTGATGTTTTTCTTAcccatttattttattcataaacatttatatatgatatataatccTGTCAAGACATCCCTTTTTTCCCatcaatattttatttccatatttatatgtatcatcatatttattcaatcctttttttttctgtctattttttttatatataaaagtaccTACAAGTACACATCTCAGATAATAGGAATTACCTTGAATTTTATCTATAAAATGACAAATATAATTTACTCCCCCATTATTGTGTCAAGTATATCATTTGTCTGGTTTTTCGTTtggttatatatttatattatgataatgacAGCTGGAGGGGTGCACGAAAAAAGG TTGCGAATGGAATTAGATTCGAATGGTTTTAGTGAAATAATGCCCCttcaaaaatttttttattatttcaaaagctcttcatttttttctat ATTATGGGTGTAttcctatttttttatttgtgaaATATTACAAAGCTTAAATCAGTTTACTATAAATTATTTGG GCACTGTATGGTATTTTAGTGATAAATCGAATTTtccaaaacaaaataatgtcTGGAAGGTTATGA aaacaataataaattatcatttGGGAAGTTTGGTTTTATCAagttttattaatttgttgTTTAAGCCTTTACGTGTTATTTTCTTTTGGACAAATAGCACTTTAtctcttccttttttttataatcatattatacataagATAAAGCATAATTTTT atatttttttaaagccTATTTCTAAGATAATCGATTCTTATACATCAGCTGCATATTGTGAA atgtctatatcttcatataattatttgtttgCATGTGATACGTCCTGTAAAAAACTAATAAATTCAACATCCCCTGCGGCTGCGTTACATGGA ATAACctatatattgaatataatatttccatGTTTTACTACCCTCATTATTACCTTTTTGTCATTTAAt atttttaataattttcaaAGATATAATGATTTGTATTCATCTAATTTTATTCCAAACCCCTTTTTTGCTTCCCTT aTAATTGGTACATTATGCGGAATTATTTCGTCTTATTTTATTACCCTTATATCATCTCTGTCTGATTgcatattatattgttttgtTTGTGAATGTTATAAAAACCAAATGATTGATGAAGATCCTatgagaaatatatttacaccTCCTATGTTAAGAAATTTTATATTGGaaatatatgatgaatataaCTCGAATTTGTGA
- a CDS encoding voltage-dependent anion-selective channel protein, putative: protein MDFPKLLNKPSLDLLKNDFPLSSKFELEHSSISKHPFLKSGFTFSNNTYSIYTNFKNNIYNSKNEIKFDNSGISLLDIKYEPGFIKNLNLCGKYTKTNGKEDDTFEVYSEYTTDDMNIFSSVNVRNFAFKYIHVSSHPKYRNFKFGGLLEGNMDINNLQYSFGGAYTKHHKDNLYIFSLRSIPSNKHFYGSLALNLFFQNKSINDNAISVEVIQNIMEKKANINVASIWYLDNKNTFVKTKISNDTKVALSLTHKYNEFVTITLGSQVDISKMSLPDNTKFGMKLYLKS from the exons atggatTTTCCGAAATTATTGAATAAGCCTTCATTAG ATTTATTAAAGAATGATTTTCCTCTCTCCAGTAAATTTGAGCTTGAGCACAGCAGTATTTCAAAACATCca TTTTTAAAAAGTGGTTTCACCTTTTCAAATAACacatatagtatatataccaatttcaaaaataatatttacaattccaaaaatgaaataaaatttgATAACTCTGGAATAAGCTTGctagatataaaatatgaa CCtggttttattaaaaatctAAATCTTTGTGGAAAATATACCAAAACTAATGGAAAAGAAGATGACACTTTTGAAGTTTATAGTGAATATACAACAGATGATATGAACATATTTTCATCTGTAAATGTTAGAAATTTtgcttttaaatatattcatgtgAGCTCCCATCCAAAATATCGAAATTTTAAATTCGGAG GTTTACTTGAAGGAAATatggatataaataatttgcaATATTCATTTGGTGGTGCATACACGAAGCATCACAAAgataatttatacatattttccCTAAGAtc AATCCCGAGTAATAAACACTTTTATGGATCCTTAGctcttaatttatttttccagAACAAAAGTATAAATGACAATGCAATTAGTGTAGAAGtaattcaaaatataatggaaaaaaaagcaaatatAAATGTTGCTTCAATATGGTATCTTGATAATAAGAATACTTTTGTAAAAACCAAAATTAGCAACGATACTAAAGTTGCCTTGTCTTTAACACacaaatataatgaatttgTGACAATAACTCTAGGTTCacag gTTGATATTTCTAAAATGTCCTTGCCAGACAACACCAAATTTGGAATGAAACTTTATTTAAAatcataa
- a CDS encoding syntaxin, Qa-SNARE family: MEDILNEIISLSEKKRKEEQLKDMEEKNKKNKNDHIVDIKKIREEKSEYDFKIRKENKNTIKDIISNKKKKSSDSIKDDNTSIYCDASTICTIDDDINIEKANIFSKIIHDKKMNEDNYSNISNINNNNNNNNNNNNNYYYYYDDDILYFKDLENNIDENTPLKVNGFNNNLNSYLLHVNDINTHISSIYKNIDKINVIKKKIDLNIYDNEKLYNKVNVIITNSEDIVKYIKLKINELNNENNEFERNSNMVSEIKLRINIFIDVVNKYKSCINKYKNICNQYYEYVNKNIIKHYKLIHPNLKDHTIHKLLKQNNNNVEDFLNSNKNSFYENNIFCTNVEQIEIEKIKKKYNELKNLENNILSLNELYIELAYVIKKRKNLINNIENNVFQVKEYTQDALNNIVDAKKYNSMIKQRILYFSIFLLIVAFIILFPVFFNYTIF; this comes from the coding sequence atggaagacATTTTAAACGAAATAATATCACTGAgcgaaaaaaaaaggaaagaagAACAACTCAAAGATATGgaagagaaaaataaaaagaacaagAATGATCACATtgtagatataaaaaaaattagagaAGAAAAATCGGAATATGATTTTAAgataagaaaagaaaataaaaatacaataaaagatattatttcaaataaaaagaagaaatcaAGTGATAGTataaaagatgataataCAAGTATATATTGTGATGCGTCAACGATATGCACAAttgatgatgatataaatattgagaaagcaaatatatttagtaaaataatacatgataagaaaatgaatgaagataattatagtaatattagtaatataaataataataataataataataataataataataataattattattattattatgatgatgatatattatattttaaagatcTAGAAAACAATATTGACGAAAATACACCTTTAAAAGTAAACGGATTTAATAATAACttaaattcatatttattacatgtcaatgatattaatacacatatttcaagtatttataaaaatattgataaaattaatgttattaaaaaaaaaattgatttaaatatttatgataatgagaaattatataacaaagTTAATGTTATCATAACTAATTCAGAAGATatagtaaaatatattaaattaaaaattaatgaacttaataatgaaaataatgaattcgAAAGAAATAGTAACATGGTCAGCGAAATTAAATTaagaattaatatttttattgatgttgtaaataaatataaaagttgtattaataaatataaaaatatttgtaaccaatattatgaatatgttaataaaaatattataaaacattataaattaatacatCCAAACCTAAAGGATCATACCatacataaattattaaaacaaaataataataatgtagaaGACTTTttaaatagtaataaaaattctttttatgaaaataatattttctgtACAAATGTAGAACAAATagaaattgaaaaaattaaaaaaaaatataacgaattaaaaaatctagaaaataatatattatccttAAATGAATTGTATATAGAACTAGCATATGTaatcaaaaaaagaaaaaatctaattaataatattgaaaataatgTCTTTCAAGTTAAAGAATATACACAAGATGCTCTTAATAATATTGTGGAcgcaaaaaaatataactctATGATTAAACAAaggatattatattttagtaTCTTCTTATTAATTGTTgcctttattattttattcccCGTCTTTTTCAACTAcacaatattttaa